The genomic segment CGGCCAGGTCGGCGGCGAGCGCGCGCAGATCGTCGTCGCGTTCCGGAGCCGGACCGTACAGCACCGACTCGACCCGCCCCACCGGCCAGCCGGACGCGGTGGCCAGCGCGACCGGGCTGCTCGCCTCCGCCGTCGCACCGAGCCCCGCTCGTAGCCGCCGCAGGGTACCGGCCCGCAGCGCCGCCGCCGCGGCCTCCCGGGCGTGCGCGCGCCGGTACAGCCGGGCCCGGCCGAGGACGGTCTCGGTGCTCGGTACCAGGACCGGCAGCGGCTCGCCGACCGGACCGCCGAGCCGCCGGGCCCGCCACCCGGCGAACAGCGCCGCCGCCACCAGCAGCTGCACCACGATCGCCCACACCCAGGGCGGCAGCGCCGACCACAGCGGGTTCGGCGGGCTGCCGCCGCCGGACGAGCCGCCGCCGGCCCGGGCGGACCCGTCGCCCGCCGTCGCCGACGGCGCGGTGGTACCGGCGGTCACCGACGGCTCGGGCCGATCGGGGCTGGCGGTCGGAGCCGGTGGCGGCAGCTGGACCTGCTCGACCGGTTCCGGCCGGTGCAGGCTGAGCCACACCACCGGGCGGGTACCGAGCAGCGCGGCGGCCAGCGCCGCGTTGCGGTGCTCGGCGATCCGGTCGTTGCGGAACACGTCCGCCGCGCCGACCAGCACCACCTGCGGCCCACCGGCCGCCGGCAGCAGCAGTACGCCGCCGGCATAGCACCGGCGCGCCCCCGGCGCGGTCGCCGCGTACGTGTCGCCGCGCACCGCCGCCGGTCCGACCGCCGGGCCGCCGGAACAGCCCGCGTCGGCCACCCCGGTGGTCCACCGGCTGCCGGTACGGCGGGCCGGCAGCCGCTGCTCGTCGAGCACCGTCGGCGACGGCGCGACCAGCACCACCCGGCGGTACCGGCCCGGTGCGAGCAGCCGGCCCAGCCGCGCCGGCCGCAGGTAACCCGGCGCCGTGACCAGGAGCGTCGCGCCGCCGGTGGCGGCCGACAGGGCGGCGGCCGAGCCGCCGACCCGGCGCACCGGTACGCCGGTGGCGGCGAGCCGGTGCGCGGCGGTGGCGGCGCCGATGCCGGCACGCGACGCCGGTTCCAGGAACTGCGCGTCACCGGGGGTGACCCGCTGCATCGCCCAGGTCACGATCGTGCCGGTGAACAGCACCAGCAGCACCGCCACCGGCGCCATCCAGCGCCGGAACCGGAACCGGCGCCGGCTGCTCCGGGTGCTCATCGGGTCGCCCCCGCTCGCTCGGCCACGGCGGCGGCGAGGGTGCGCATCCGCGCGTCGTCGGCCGCGGTGGCGGGGCGCCGGGCGTACCAGATCCGGGAGAACACGTCGGCCGCTTCGGTCATCGTCCCGGCCAGTCCCGGTGCCGCGGCGCCGGCGGCGGCGGCCAGTTCCGTGACCGTCCACTCCGGACGGTGCCGCAGCACGCCGCGTTCCACCAGCTCGCGCACCATCGCCCGGAGCCGTTCGCGGACCGCCTCGGCGTACCGGCCGGCCGCCGCGTACCGGTCCGCGAGGGAGGCCAGCTGCGCCGGCGGCAGCTCCGGCACCGCGTCGTCCTCGTCGTCGGTGGCCGCCTCGGCCGGCTCGTCGGTGGCCGGCGGGTCGACCGGCTCGGGCCGGTGCCGCCGCCGGGGCCGCCAGTACAGGGCGATCAGCGCGAGCCCGGCGAGCAGCAGCACCAGCGCGGCGAGCCCGGCGACCCCGCCCGGTACGTGATCGGCCAGGTCGGCGACGAACTCGGTCCAGGACCGGGAGAGACTCACGGCTGGTCCTCCCGTGCCGACCCGCCGGCGCGGGGCCACGCGCGCGCTCTCGCCGGCTCCGCCCTCTCCCCGGAAGCCGGGGCGGCGGCGCCCCCGGCACGCCTGGTTCGCTCGCTCACCGGATCGCCTCCAGGACGGCACGGCGGGGGCCGGTCGTGGTGGCGAGGGCCAGGTCCAGGCCCTCGGTCCGCATCCGGTTCTCCACGTGCAGGCAGGCGTCCAGGCAGGCCAGCGCCGGGTACGCGAGCGCATCGACGACGACCCAGCCGATCGCACCGGCGAACGGTACGGGCAGCGGCAGCTCGCCGAGCAACTGCTGCGCGCCGATCCCGACCGCCAGCCGGACGGCGAGCCAGCCGAAGTAGCCGAGCAGCCGGATGCCACCCGCCCGGCAGCCGCCGCGGCCGAGCAGGACCAGCGGCCGGGCGATCACCTGGCCGCCGGTGGCGCGGTCCGCGATCAGCACCGGTACCAGCAGCCCGGCGGCGCCGTAGGCGACGAGCCACGGCAACCCGCAGGCGAACGCGCCGCCGACGGCGACCGCGCCCACCAGTACCGCCAGGCCGAGCGTCGCCGGCCAGCGGCGGCCCGGCGCGGTGAGCAGGGTGCGCCGCCCGACGGGCTCGCCGGCGACCACCCGGGCGGCGGCCACGCTGGCCGGCGCGCCGAGAATCGCGATCGCGGTGGACTCGGTACCGAGCCAGACGCCGAGCCAGGCCCAGAAGCCGGCCGGGTCGGTCCACACCTGGTCCGGCATCGGGGCGACCAGGCCGACCAGCGCCTGCTGGCCGAGTGCGAGCACCAGGCCGAGGGCCACCAGGGGCGGCCAGCCGCGGCGCAGCAGCACGACGGAGGCGTCCAGCAGCTCGCCGACGGTCATCGGCCGCAGCGGCAGCTCCGTCTCCATCGCCCTCTCCCCGCCCGGAGGCCAGTCGGGTTACCCCGTGCTCGAAGGCCCCCGGCCTCCGCGGGACGCCGCCGTGGCGGGCCCCGACGCAGCCGCCATCCTGGCATGCGCGCGCCCGCGGGTCGTAGCGGCGGGCCCGCTGGTGCCGGGCGCGGCGCGGTCAGCCGGTGTCGTACAGCCGGAGGAACGTGGCGGCCTCGGCCGCGGCGCGGTCCTCGTCGCCGGCCGAGATCGCCTCGACCAGCCCGGTGTGGCTCAGGTACTCGTCCGGCCGGACCTCGCCGCCGACGCAGGTGTGCAGCACGTCGCGCAGCGCCTCGCCGAAGTCCGCGTACAGCTCGATCAGCATCGCGTTGTGCGAGCAGTCGGCGACCGCGTGATGGAACCGGGCGTCGGTCTCGACGAACAGCTGCGCGTCCTGATCGGCCCACGCCGCCTCGCGCGCGGCCAGCGCGGCCCGCAGCGCCGCCAGGTCGTCGTCGGTACGCCGGCGGGCGGCGAGCCGGGCCGCCTCCACCTCCAGGCCGCGCCGCAGCTCGGTGGCGTCCCGCAGTTCGGCCCGGGCGAGTCGCCGGCGGACCGCGCCGGCCAGCTCGTTGTCGGCCCGCACGTACGTGCCGGCGCCCTGCCTCGACTCCAGCAGGCCGAGGTGGGCGAGCGCCCGGACCGCCTCGCGGAGGGTGTTGCGACCCACGCCGAGCGCCGCGACCAGGTCCGGTTCGGTGGGAATCTTGCTGCCCACCGGCCACTCGCCGGACGAGATCTGCTCCCGCAGCTGGGTGATCACCTGGTCGACCAGCGGGGTACGGGCGGCGTTGCGCAGTGGCATCGACAACAACCTCCTTGTTGGAGCAGTGGCATTGGGCACAACCTCCTGTCATCCAGTCATCCCATGATTCTAGGCTGGCTCTCGTGCCGGAGACGACCCAGGACCAGCAGCCCACCCGTACCGCCGTCGCCGGTGCGGGTGAGCCGGCCCGACGTCGAGCCCGCTGGCTGATCGGCGCCGGCATCCTGCTCGTCGCGCTCAACCTGCGACCCGCCATCACCAGCGTCGGCGCGCTGCTCGACCAGTTGCAGTCCGGACTGTCCATGTCCGGCGCCACCGCCGGGCTGCTGACCACCCTGCCGGCGCTGTGCTTCGGCGCGTTCTCCGGTCTCGCGCCGCGACTGGCCCGCCGGTTCGGGGCCGACCGGGTGCTCCTCGCCGCGATGGCCGCGCTCGTCGCCGGCCTGGTGCTGCGCCCGCTGGCCGGCTCGGCCCCGGTGTTCCTCGCCGTCAGCGTGCTGTGCCTGGCCGGCATCGCCGCCGGCAACGTGACCCTGCCGGTCCTGGTTCGCACGTACTTCCCGGACCGGCTCGGGCTGCTCACCGGGCTGTACACGACGGTGCTCAACCTGGGCGCCGCGCTCGCCTCCGCGGTGGCGGTCCCGGTGGCGGCCGCCGCCGGTGGCTGGCGCGGCGGCCTGGCGCTGTGGGCCACGATCGCGGCGTTCGGGCTGCTGCCCTGGCTCGGTGCGCTGCGCCGCCGGCAGCCCTCGCCCGCGGCCACCGCGCCGGTCGGTGCGGCGCCGGGCGTCCGGCCGTCCCGTACCCGGTTGGGCTGGGCGCTCGCCGTCTACATGGGCACCCAGTCGCTGCAGGCGTACGTGGTGTTCGGCTGGCTGGCGAAGATCTTCGCCGCCGCGGGCTACTCCTCGTCCACGGCCGGGCTGCTGGTGTCGCTGGTGGTCGCGGTCGGGATGCCGATCGCGTTCTTCCTGCCCACGCTGGCCGGCCGGACCCGCGACCAGCGGCCGTACGTGCTGCTGCTGATCGGCTGCTACGTGGTGGGCTACCTCGGGCTGTTGCTGGCCCCGCACGCCGGCGCGCTGGCCTGGGCGCTGCTGATCGGCGTCGGGGGTGGCGCGTTCCCGCTGGCACTGCTGATGGTCGGGCTGCGCGCGCGTACGCCGGCCGGTACGGCCGGGTTGTCCGGGTTCGTGCAGAGCGTCGGGTATCTGATCGCCGCCGTCGGCCCGCTGCTCGTCGGCGTGCTGCACGACGCGACGCACGGCTGGCTGGTGCCGATCCTGTTCCTGCTGGTGATGCTGGTACCGCAGCTGTTCGGCGGGCTGGCCGCCGGGCGCAACCGGTACATCGAGGACGAAGCACGGTCGCAATCGCGCTGAGACCGGTACTTTCGGGCGGATTCGACTGGCCGAACGGGTCGCGCCGGGCGCGTGGGGGCAACCGGGTTTTCCGTAGGTTGGCCGGCTGATGAAACGATAGGGCCATGAGCGATACGCAACGAGGCGGAGCGCGGCGGTGGGACTTCGGTCGGTGCGCGACGCGGTCGGTGTCCGCGTGAGGGCGCGAGTGCTCGTCGTCGACGACGACCCGGCGCTGGCCGAGATGCTCGGCATCGTGCTGCGCAGCGAGGGGTTCATGCCCTCGTTCGTGGCCGACGGTGAGCGGGCCCTGGCGGCGTTCCGGGAGACCAGGCCGGACATCGTGCTGCTCGACCTGATGCTGCCCGGGATGAGCGGGATCGACGTCTGTCGGGCGATTCGGGGCGAGTCCGGGGTGCCGATCGTGATGCTCACCGCCAAGAGCGACACCGTCGACGTGGTCCTCGGCCTGGAGTCCGGGGCCGACGACTACGTGGTCAAGCCGTTCAAGCCCAAGGAACTGGTGGCCCGGATGCGGGCGCGGCTGCGGCGCGGCGAGGACACCGCGCCGGAGCTGCTCACCATCGGCCCGCCCGGCCGGCAGATCAGCATCGACGTGCCCGCCCACACCGCCACCCGCAACGGCGCCGAGGTCAAGCTGACCCCGCTGGAGTTCGACCTGCTCGTGGCGTTGGCACGCAAGCCGCGACAGGTGTTCACTCGTGAGGTGCTCCTGGAACAGGTCTGGGGCTACCGACACGCCGCGGACACCCGGCTGGTCAACGTGCACGTGCAGCGGTTACGGGCCAAGATCGAGCCCGACCCGGAACGTCCGGAGATCATCCTGACCGTCCGCGGTGTCGGCTACAAGGCAGGCACGGGGTAAGGCATGAGCGAGCGCCGCTCGGAGCGGAGCGGACGGCGGGCGTCGGCGAACGAGTCGCGGGCGCCGGTCGGCCGTCGCCCGGAGCACGGCGGAGCGCGGACATGAGCCGGCGCCGGCGGGCGGATCGTGCGCGCCGCCCGTTCGTCCCCCGGGGCCGCTCCGAGCGTGCCGGGGCGCGGACATGAGTCGACGCGACGCACTGGTGCGGCGGGCCCGGGAGACGCTGCACCGGGTGGCGCCGGGGCTGGGTCGACGCGCCCGCCGTGCGGTGTCCCCGTGGCGCCGCTCGCTGTCGCTGCGCGTCGTGTCGATCACGTTGCTGGTGTCGTCGCTGCTGGTGGCCGCGTTCGGGTACTTCGTGGCGAAGCAGATCACCGCCGGACTGGTGGTGGCCAAGCGGCAGGCCGCCGTGCGCCAGGTGTCCAGCGGCGCCACCACCGTGCAGCAGCAGCTGGCCGCGCTGTCCGGCGCGCAGGACCCGCAGCTTGGTGCGAGCGTCCGCGACGTGGTCGTGAACCTCTACAGCGTGCCCGCCCGCGCCGGTACCTACGAGGTCAAGCTGGTGCCCGACTCGCGCATCGACGTCGCACCGTACGGCGGGCCGGCGACCGACCAGACCAAGATCGAGGTGCCGGCCGCGCTGCGCGACACGGTCAGCCGCAAGGGTGCCCTGGCATACCAGTTCACCACCGCGGACCCGGACGGTCAGGGCCGGCGGCCCTACCTCGCCGTCGGCGAGCACGTCGACGTCGGCTGGGGCGTGTTCAACCTCTACTACCTGTTCCCGCTGGACGACGAGGTCGCCGCGGCCAACCTGGTGCGCAACACGACCATCATCGCCGGCCTGGCGCTGGTCCTGCTGCTCGCGCTGATGGCGGCGATCGTGGCCCGGATGGTGGTCACCCCGGTCCGGGTCGCGGCGCGCACCGCGCAGCGGCTGTCCGCCGGGCTGCTGCACGAACGGATGGAGGTGCGCGGCGAGGACGATCTCGCCCGGCTCGCCGCCTCGTTCAACCAGATGGCGAGCAACCTGCAGAACCAGATCGTCCGGCTGGAGGAGCTGTCCCGGCTGCAGCGCCGGTTCACCTCGGACGTCTCGCACGAGCTGCGCACGCCGCTGACGACGGTACGGATGGCCGCCGACATGCTCTACGCCGGTCGCGACGAGTTCCCGCCGGCCGCCGCCCGCAGCTCCGAACTGCTCGCCGACGAGCTGGACCGGTTCGAGGCGTTGCTGACCGACCTGCTGGAGATCAGCCGGTTCGACGCCGGGTTCGCGGTGCTCGACGCCGAGGCGGTCGACCTGGTACCGATCGTGCAGCGGGTCGCCGCCGGCTTCGGCGTGCTCGCCGAGCGGCTGCGCGC from the Actinocatenispora thailandica genome contains:
- a CDS encoding DUF4350 domain-containing protein: MSTRSSRRRFRFRRWMAPVAVLLVLFTGTIVTWAMQRVTPGDAQFLEPASRAGIGAATAAHRLAATGVPVRRVGGSAAALSAATGGATLLVTAPGYLRPARLGRLLAPGRYRRVVLVAPSPTVLDEQRLPARRTGSRWTTGVADAGCSGGPAVGPAAVRGDTYAATAPGARRCYAGGVLLLPAAGGPQVVLVGAADVFRNDRIAEHRNAALAAALLGTRPVVWLSLHRPEPVEQVQLPPPAPTASPDRPEPSVTAGTTAPSATAGDGSARAGGGSSGGGSPPNPLWSALPPWVWAIVVQLLVAAALFAGWRARRLGGPVGEPLPVLVPSTETVLGRARLYRRAHAREAAAAALRAGTLRRLRAGLGATAEASSPVALATASGWPVGRVESVLYGPAPERDDDLRALAADLAELRRRVLDPRYGPAKEETRRAGHR
- a CDS encoding DUF4129 domain-containing protein, whose amino-acid sequence is MSLSRSWTEFVADLADHVPGGVAGLAALVLLLAGLALIALYWRPRRRHRPEPVDPPATDEPAEAATDDEDDAVPELPPAQLASLADRYAAAGRYAEAVRERLRAMVRELVERGVLRHRPEWTVTELAAAAGAAAPGLAGTMTEAADVFSRIWYARRPATAADDARMRTLAAAVAERAGATR
- a CDS encoding FadR/GntR family transcriptional regulator, yielding MPLRNAARTPLVDQVITQLREQISSGEWPVGSKIPTEPDLVAALGVGRNTLREAVRALAHLGLLESRQGAGTYVRADNELAGAVRRRLARAELRDATELRRGLEVEAARLAARRRTDDDLAALRAALAAREAAWADQDAQLFVETDARFHHAVADCSHNAMLIELYADFGEALRDVLHTCVGGEVRPDEYLSHTGLVEAISAGDEDRAAAEAATFLRLYDTG
- a CDS encoding CynX/NimT family MFS transporter is translated as MPETTQDQQPTRTAVAGAGEPARRRARWLIGAGILLVALNLRPAITSVGALLDQLQSGLSMSGATAGLLTTLPALCFGAFSGLAPRLARRFGADRVLLAAMAALVAGLVLRPLAGSAPVFLAVSVLCLAGIAAGNVTLPVLVRTYFPDRLGLLTGLYTTVLNLGAALASAVAVPVAAAAGGWRGGLALWATIAAFGLLPWLGALRRRQPSPAATAPVGAAPGVRPSRTRLGWALAVYMGTQSLQAYVVFGWLAKIFAAAGYSSSTAGLLVSLVVAVGMPIAFFLPTLAGRTRDQRPYVLLLIGCYVVGYLGLLLAPHAGALAWALLIGVGGGAFPLALLMVGLRARTPAGTAGLSGFVQSVGYLIAAVGPLLVGVLHDATHGWLVPILFLLVMLVPQLFGGLAAGRNRYIEDEARSQSR
- the mtrA gene encoding MtrAB system response regulator MtrA, translating into MRARVLVVDDDPALAEMLGIVLRSEGFMPSFVADGERALAAFRETRPDIVLLDLMLPGMSGIDVCRAIRGESGVPIVMLTAKSDTVDVVLGLESGADDYVVKPFKPKELVARMRARLRRGEDTAPELLTIGPPGRQISIDVPAHTATRNGAEVKLTPLEFDLLVALARKPRQVFTREVLLEQVWGYRHAADTRLVNVHVQRLRAKIEPDPERPEIILTVRGVGYKAGTG
- the mtrB gene encoding MtrAB system histidine kinase MtrB; protein product: MSRRDALVRRARETLHRVAPGLGRRARRAVSPWRRSLSLRVVSITLLVSSLLVAAFGYFVAKQITAGLVVAKRQAAVRQVSSGATTVQQQLAALSGAQDPQLGASVRDVVVNLYSVPARAGTYEVKLVPDSRIDVAPYGGPATDQTKIEVPAALRDTVSRKGALAYQFTTADPDGQGRRPYLAVGEHVDVGWGVFNLYYLFPLDDEVAAANLVRNTTIIAGLALVLLLALMAAIVARMVVTPVRVAARTAQRLSAGLLHERMEVRGEDDLARLAASFNQMASNLQNQIVRLEELSRLQRRFTSDVSHELRTPLTTVRMAADMLYAGRDEFPPAAARSSELLADELDRFEALLTDLLEISRFDAGFAVLDAEAVDLVPIVQRVAAGFGVLAERLRAPVHLHTPDGPVIAEVDPRRVERVLRNLIGNAIEHGEHQPVEVHLAADERTVAIAVRDRGIGLRPGEEKLVFNRFWRADPSRARQTGGTGLGLSISLEDARLHGGWLEAWGAPGQGSQFRLTVPARAGDRIVSSPLPLVPPDADVSPAPLALPAGPAGGSLDDEPQREPDVDPLSAGVGDE